A window from Erythrolamprus reginae isolate rEryReg1 chromosome 11, rEryReg1.hap1, whole genome shotgun sequence encodes these proteins:
- the TIMM50 gene encoding mitochondrial import inner membrane translocase subunit TIM50: MAAVVAAARVLSEAALTGGLRALRCGGGAGCRRGRWKRGAAWALTSRTWSSGAPQGVPPQAKAAGPGLTGAVLREVAQQQQQKSTGEEDGKGSDEQQEKTKKQNPAYTKRLLQIVGLLGAGNGIAIIYIFGRNSLDENGAKIPDEFDDDVVVIQQLRRSYKYFKDYSQMIMEPTSPKLLPDPLKEPYYQPPYTLVIELTDVLLHPEWSLVTGWRFKKRPGIDNLFQQLAPLYEIVIFTSETGMTAFPLIDSVDPHGFISYRLFRDATRYMDGHHVKDISCLNRDAAKVVVVDCKKEAFRLQPFNGLALKKWDGNSDDRTLFDLSAFLKTIAMSGVEDVRSVLENYSLEEDPLEAFKRRQSQLEQEEQQRLSDLTQHKKQQLFLGSLASRLWPRSKQQ, encoded by the exons ATGGCCGCGGTGGTAGCGGCTGCTCGTGTCCTGTCTGAGGCGGCACTGACGGGCGGGCTGCGGGCGCTGCGGTGCGGGGGCGGCGCTGGCTGCAGGCGGGGACGGTGGAAGCGGGGCGCTGCCTGGGCGCTGACGAGCCGGACGTGGAGCTCGGGGGCTCCGCAGGGGGTGCCTCCTCAGGCGAAGGCGGCGGGGCCGGGGCTGACCGGAGCCGTCCTGAGGGAGGtggcccagcagcagcagcagaag tCAACGGGAGAAGAAGATGGGAAAGGCTCCGATGAACAACAAGAGAAGACGAAAAAGCAGAACCCGGCCTATACCAAGAGACTGCTGCAGATAGTAGGCCTTCtcggagctggcaatggcatagcaattatttatatttttg GTCGAAATTCATTGGATGAAAATGGTGCGAAG aTTCCTGACGAATTTGATGACG ATGTGGTGGTCATTCAGCAGCTGCGAAGGTCATACAAGTATTTCAAAGATTATAGCCAG ATGATCATGGAGCCCACCAGCCCTAAGTTGCTGCCAGATCCCTTGAAGGAGCCGTATTACCAGCCCCCTTACACCCTGGTCATCGAACTGACCGATGTCCTGCTGCACCCTGAATGGTCG TTAGTGACCGGCTGGCGCTTCAAAAAGAGGCCGGGCATCGACAACCTCTTCCAGCAGTTGGCTCCTCTCTATGAAATTGTCATTTTCACCTCGGAGACGGGCATG acAGCCTTCCCCCTCATCGACAGCGTGGACCCCCACGGCTTCATCTCCTACCGGCTCTTCCGAGACGCCACTCGCTACATGGATGGGCATCACGTTAAG GACATCTCCTGCCTGAACCGGGACGCGGccaaggtggtggtggtggactgCAAGAAGGAGGCCTTCCGCCTGCAGCCCTTCAACGGCCTGGCCCTCAAGAAGTGGGACGGGAACTCTGATGACCGCACCCTCTTCGACCTGTCCGCCTTCCTCAAAA CCATCGCCATGAGTGGCGTGGAGGACGTGCGCTCGGTGCTGGAGAACTACTCCTTGGAGGAGGATCCGCTGGAGGCTTTCAAGCGCCGGCAGTCCCAGCTGGAGCag GAGGAGCAGCAGCGCCTCTCGGACCTGACCCAGCACAAGAAGCAGCAGCTCTTCCTGGGCTCCCTGGCCAGCCGGCTGTGGCCTCGCTCCAAGCAGCAGTGA